One genomic segment of Candidatus Dadabacteria bacterium includes these proteins:
- a CDS encoding malate synthase, with amino-acid sequence MGTTLHIRDNIEQSYGDVYTPEALEALEFMARFNGEQKALMEKRTQRRKRRYESKERITFLDPDSLIPRTNMKVQDARDGKFEGPEIPHDLKTQWIQGTGPAAKPNSPVEKSIRNVAYALLSGADGWMFDGEDALGQISTMSLDNQRNLKLAIARDEVFMKTAEGVAGQMNSWGRDFFGHDIIEDWEKQLDFTTVIFRARGLHL; translated from the coding sequence ATGGGCACCACACTGCACATAAGAGACAACATCGAGCAATCCTACGGGGACGTGTACACGCCGGAAGCGCTAGAGGCCCTTGAATTCATGGCCCGCTTCAACGGCGAGCAGAAGGCCCTCATGGAAAAAAGGACCCAGAGAAGAAAAAGGCGCTACGAATCCAAGGAAAGAATAACTTTTCTTGATCCAGATTCCCTTATCCCGCGCACCAATATGAAGGTCCAGGACGCAAGGGACGGAAAATTCGAAGGACCGGAGATTCCCCACGACCTTAAAACACAGTGGATACAGGGAACGGGCCCAGCGGCAAAACCGAACTCCCCGGTTGAAAAAAGCATAAGAAACGTCGCCTACGCCCTTCTCTCGGGCGCGGACGGGTGGATGTTCGACGGCGAGGACGCTCTAGGGCAGATATCAACGATGTCTCTTGACAATCAGCGCAATCTGAAGCTCGCAATCGCGAGGGACGAAGTGTTCATGAAAACCGCGGAAGGCGTGGCCGGGCAGATGAACAGCTGGGGACGGGATTTTTTCGGACACGACATAATCGAGGACTGGGAAAAGCAGCTTGACTTCACCACGGTGATTTTCAGGGCGAGGGGACTTCATCTGGA